The following coding sequences lie in one Takifugu rubripes chromosome 8, fTakRub1.2, whole genome shotgun sequence genomic window:
- the cybb gene encoding NADPH oxidase 2, which yields MGNFAANEGLSTFVILVWLGINAFLFVHFYMAFLVDRWFYTRVLLGHALSWARAPAACLNFNCMLILLPVCRNLLSFLRGSIQCCSRTAARQLDRNITFHKLVAYMIAFHTAVHIVAHLFNFEFFMDAQLNRNSSYLPFILSEIGTGDNASFLNPIRTNETNPTIVMFTTIAGLTGVAITLALILIITSSMEVIRRSYFEVFWYTHHLFIIFFIGLVLHGFGRIVRGQTPASLKSNDPTVCADQFEDWGRNGSNCAVPEFAGNPPMTWKWVVGPMILYVCERLVRFYRSHQKVVITKVVMHPSKTLELQMKRKGFRMEVGQYVFIQCPSVSRLEWHPFTLTSAPEEDYFSAHIRIVGDWTQALYEACGGDKSEPQEAWKLPKVAIDGPFGTASEDVFRYEVVMLVGAGIGVTPFASILKSVWYKHIQNNQEVFTKKIYFYWLCPETEAFEWFADLLQSLEGQMTEKGMTDFLSYNIYLTRWKEKEAAHFRVHHEAENDPITGLKQKTLYGKPNWDNEFTNIASKHPGSKVGVFLCGPPQLGKSLQKQCLSHSEADVKFIFNKENF from the exons ATGGGCAACTTTGCTGCCAACGAGGGACTCTCCACGTTTGTGATT CTGGTGTGGTTGGGCATCAACGCCTTCCTCTTCGTCCACTTCTACATGGCCTTCCTGGTGGATAGGTGGTTCTACACCAGGGTCCTGCTCGGA CACGCTCTGTCCTGGGCCAGAGCTCCGGCCGCCTGCCTCAACTTTAACTGCATGCTCATCCTGCTACCAGTCTGCAGaaacctcctctccttcctccgtGGATCCATCCAG tgcTGCAGCCGGACAGCAGCCCGTCAGCTGGATCGGAACATCACCTTCCACAAGCTGGTGGCCTACATGATCGCCTTCCACACAG CCGTGCACATCGTTGCACACTTGTTTAACTTTGAGTTCTTCATGGACGCACAGCTCAATCGGAACAGCAGCTACCTGCCCTTCATCCTGTCTGAGATCGGCACCGGGGACAACGCCTCCTTCCTCAACCCCATTCGGACAAACGAGACG AATCCGACCATCGTCATGTTCACCACCATCGCGGGCCTGACAGGCGTGGCCATCACGCTAGcgctcatcctcatcatcacctcgTCCATGGAGGTCATCCGCCGGTCGTACTTCGAGGTGTTCTGGTACACCCACCatctcttcatcatcttcttcatcggACTCGTGCTGCACGGTTTTGG TCGGATCGTACGAGGGCAGACGCCTGCTAGCCTGAAGTCCAACGACCCCACGGTGTGTGCTGACCAGTTTGAGGACTGGGGTAGGAACGGGTCCAACTGTGCCGTACCAGAATTTGCTGGAAATCCACCAATG ACGTGGAAGTGGGTGGTGGGTCCCATGATCCTCTACGTGTGCGAAAGGCTCGTTCGTTTCTATCGATCCCACCAGAAGGTGGTTATTACCAAG GTGGTGATGCATCCGTCTAAAaccctggagctgcagatgaagaggaaaggCTTCCGTATGGAGGTGGGCCAGTACGTCTTCATCCAGTGCCCGTCGGTTTCCAGACTGGAGTGGCATCCCTTCACCCTGACCTCTGCGCCCGAGGAGGACTACTTCAGCGCCCACATCCGCATCGTCGGGGACTGGACACAGGCGCTGTATGAGGCCTGCGGCGGAGACAAAAGCGAGCCTCAGGAGGCCTGGAAGCTGCCCAA AGTGGCCATTGACGGACCCTTTGGTACAGCCAGTGAGGACGTGTTCCGTTACGAGGTGGTAATGCTGGTGGGCGCCGGGATCGGCGTGACGCCTTTTGCATCAATCCTCAAGTCAGTGTGGTACAAACACATCCAGAACAACCAGGAGGTCTTCACCAAGAAG ATCTACTTCTACTGGCTGTGTCCGGAGACGGAGGCCTTCGAGTGGTTCGCGGACCTGCTGCAGTCTCTGGAGGGTCAGATGACGGAGAAGGGAATGACGGACTTCCTGAGCTACAACATCTACCTCACCaggtggaaggagaaggag GCAGCACACTTCCGCGTTCACCACGAGGCAGAAAACGACCCGATAACTGGCCTCAAACAGAAGACTCTTTATGGGAAGCCTAACTGGGACAATGAGTTTACCAATATTGCATCCAAACACCCGGG ATCGAAAGTGGGGGTCTTTCTCTGCGGCCCCCCTCAGTTGGGGAAATCCCTGCAGAAGCAGTGCCTGTCTCACTCCGAGGCCGACGTCAAGTTCATCTTCAACAAGGAGAATTTCTAA
- the LOC101079896 gene encoding dynein light chain Tctex-type 3-like: MEEYHNPNEGSFNAEEADTIVKECIENIIGGTDYSQNQVNKWTASIVERCLAQLVKQGKAYKYIVTCAVMQKTGAGLHSANSCYWDTSMDGSCTVRWENRTMYCIVSMFAVGV, encoded by the exons ATGGAGGAATATCATAACCCCAACGAG GGCTCTTTTAACGCAGAAGAAGCCGATACCATCGTTAAAGAG TGCATCGAGAACATCATCGGCGGCACCGACTACAGCCAGAACCAGGTGAACAAATGGACGGCCAGCATCGTGGAGCGCTGCCTCGCTCAGCTTGTCAAACAGGGCAAAGCCTACAAATACATCG TGACCTGCGCCGTCATGCAGAAAACCGGAGCGGGCCTCCACTCGGCCAACTCCTGCTACTGGGACACCAGCATGGACG GTAGCTGTACTGTGCGGTGGGAAAACCGCACCATGTACTGCATCGTCAGCATGTTTGCGGTGGGCGTTTGA
- the LOC101079667 gene encoding prolactin receptor-like isoform X1, protein MARWLLLICILAQGGRSRMESRDADIEEKLNHAGGAAIRPDISKCRSRNMEHFNCWWRPLGNLTEGEATYVLTYSIEKGPKQECPDYRTAGPNSCHFDSSHTTVWNVYCMKVTAVTATQNYTSQQHCLDVADIVETEAPVNLTYELSDVGGDETGHNALLTWKYPEPGDLQYGWITLVYELQYRRVTEAENWKVKPSLWETHLELLSLPVGDYVVRVRCRSKNSQLWSKWSSAVLMSIPSRPSAGKLLVQVLVAGLGIGTVLVITFGIIPQSKRIKDYFLPPIPKPRIIGINPLLLKKGNLDEINIHLSSFHNYRPPSYTEEVWEPVNEDKICLTLQDRTDHGAAGDAESGRLMAPCNLEPVGASQEFLAQSPTSYQQSVSPHCFTLSSQLSPPWPGVEGASPQGAAYTVLEQLGPQGDDADAATKKRSLQDFYTCVQLMNESGEVHLVPCLPPECCQDLRPVPCSREKKEKMADYQLRTNSGEAESSGSADPLVSLAVDNQG, encoded by the exons atGGCGCGctggctgctgctcatctgcaTCCTCGCTCAAGGCGGCCGCAGCAGGATGGAGTCCCGGGACGCCGACATCGAAGAAAAACTCAATCACG caggtggcgctgcaaTCAGACCGGACATCTCCAAATGCCGCTCCCGCAACATGGAACACTTCAACTGCTGGTGGCGTCCGCTGGGAAACCTGACGGAGGGAGAGGCCACATACGTCCTCACCTACTCCATCGA GAAGGGGCCCAAACAGGAATGTCCAGATTACAGAACCGCCGGGCCCAACAGCTGCCACTTCGACAGCAGCCACACCACCGTGTGGAACGTCTACTGCATGAAGGTCACCGCCGTCACCGCCACCCAGAACTACACCTCCCAGCAGCACTGCCTGGACGTGGCCGATATAG TGGAGACCGAAGCCCCGGTTAACCTGACCTACGAGCTGTCGGACGTCGGCGGCGATGAGACGGGTCACAACGCACTGTTGACCTGGAAGTATCCAGAACCGGGCGACCTGCAGTACGGCTGGATCACGCTGGTCTACGAGCTGCAGTACAGACGGGTCACCGAAGCGGAGAATTGGAAG GTGAAACCCTCTCTGTGGGAGACTCACCTGGAGCTGCTCAGCCTCCCTGTGGGAGACTACGTGGTCCGAGTCCGCTGCCGGTCAAAGAACTCCCAGCTGTGGAGCAAGTGGAGCTCCGCCGTGCTGATGAGCATCCCCAGCAGGCCGTCTGCAG GTAAACTCCTGGTCCAAGTCCTTGTGGCGGGATTGGGGATCGGCACCGTGCTGGTCATCACGTTTGGCATCATCCCACAGAGCAAGAG AATAAAAGACTATTTCCTGCCTCCCATCCCAAAGCCGCGCATCATCGGCATCAACCccctgctgctgaag aaggGCAACCTGGATGAGATCAACATCCACTTGAGCAGCTTCCACAACTACAGGCCTCCGAGCTACACCGAGGAAGTCTGGGAGCCCGTCAACGAGGACAAGATCTGTCTGACGCTGCAGGACCGCACCGACCACGGCGCCGCGGGGGACGCAGAGAGCGGCCGCCTAATGGCTCCCTGTAATCTGGAACCTGTTGGGGCCAGTCAAGAGTTCCTGGCTCAGAGCCCGACATCCTACCAGCAGAGCGTCTCGCCACACTGCTTCACGCTGTCGTCACAGCTGAGTCCCCCGTGGCCGGGGGTGGAGGGGGCTTCACCGCAGGGGGCGGCGTATActgtgctggagcagctgggcCCTCAAGGTGATGACGCCGACGCCGCCACCAAAAAACGCTCGCTGCAGGATTTTTACACCTGCGTCCAGCTGATGAACGAAAGCGGCGAGGTGCATCTGGTGCCGTGTCTCCCCCCCGAATGCTGCCAGGACCTCAGGCCTGTGCCCTGCAGCcgggagaaaaaggagaagatggCCGACTATCAGCTCAGGACCAATTCTGGCGAGGCGGAGAGCAGCGGGTCAGCTGACCCTCTGGTGTCTCTCGCTGTTGATAACCAGGGCTGA
- the LOC101079667 gene encoding prolactin receptor-like isoform X2, translating to MARWLLLICILAQGGRSRMESRDADIEEKLNHGGAAIRPDISKCRSRNMEHFNCWWRPLGNLTEGEATYVLTYSIEKGPKQECPDYRTAGPNSCHFDSSHTTVWNVYCMKVTAVTATQNYTSQQHCLDVADIVETEAPVNLTYELSDVGGDETGHNALLTWKYPEPGDLQYGWITLVYELQYRRVTEAENWKVKPSLWETHLELLSLPVGDYVVRVRCRSKNSQLWSKWSSAVLMSIPSRPSAGKLLVQVLVAGLGIGTVLVITFGIIPQSKRIKDYFLPPIPKPRIIGINPLLLKKGNLDEINIHLSSFHNYRPPSYTEEVWEPVNEDKICLTLQDRTDHGAAGDAESGRLMAPCNLEPVGASQEFLAQSPTSYQQSVSPHCFTLSSQLSPPWPGVEGASPQGAAYTVLEQLGPQGDDADAATKKRSLQDFYTCVQLMNESGEVHLVPCLPPECCQDLRPVPCSREKKEKMADYQLRTNSGEAESSGSADPLVSLAVDNQG from the exons atGGCGCGctggctgctgctcatctgcaTCCTCGCTCAAGGCGGCCGCAGCAGGATGGAGTCCCGGGACGCCGACATCGAAGAAAAACTCAATCACG gtggcgctgcaaTCAGACCGGACATCTCCAAATGCCGCTCCCGCAACATGGAACACTTCAACTGCTGGTGGCGTCCGCTGGGAAACCTGACGGAGGGAGAGGCCACATACGTCCTCACCTACTCCATCGA GAAGGGGCCCAAACAGGAATGTCCAGATTACAGAACCGCCGGGCCCAACAGCTGCCACTTCGACAGCAGCCACACCACCGTGTGGAACGTCTACTGCATGAAGGTCACCGCCGTCACCGCCACCCAGAACTACACCTCCCAGCAGCACTGCCTGGACGTGGCCGATATAG TGGAGACCGAAGCCCCGGTTAACCTGACCTACGAGCTGTCGGACGTCGGCGGCGATGAGACGGGTCACAACGCACTGTTGACCTGGAAGTATCCAGAACCGGGCGACCTGCAGTACGGCTGGATCACGCTGGTCTACGAGCTGCAGTACAGACGGGTCACCGAAGCGGAGAATTGGAAG GTGAAACCCTCTCTGTGGGAGACTCACCTGGAGCTGCTCAGCCTCCCTGTGGGAGACTACGTGGTCCGAGTCCGCTGCCGGTCAAAGAACTCCCAGCTGTGGAGCAAGTGGAGCTCCGCCGTGCTGATGAGCATCCCCAGCAGGCCGTCTGCAG GTAAACTCCTGGTCCAAGTCCTTGTGGCGGGATTGGGGATCGGCACCGTGCTGGTCATCACGTTTGGCATCATCCCACAGAGCAAGAG AATAAAAGACTATTTCCTGCCTCCCATCCCAAAGCCGCGCATCATCGGCATCAACCccctgctgctgaag aaggGCAACCTGGATGAGATCAACATCCACTTGAGCAGCTTCCACAACTACAGGCCTCCGAGCTACACCGAGGAAGTCTGGGAGCCCGTCAACGAGGACAAGATCTGTCTGACGCTGCAGGACCGCACCGACCACGGCGCCGCGGGGGACGCAGAGAGCGGCCGCCTAATGGCTCCCTGTAATCTGGAACCTGTTGGGGCCAGTCAAGAGTTCCTGGCTCAGAGCCCGACATCCTACCAGCAGAGCGTCTCGCCACACTGCTTCACGCTGTCGTCACAGCTGAGTCCCCCGTGGCCGGGGGTGGAGGGGGCTTCACCGCAGGGGGCGGCGTATActgtgctggagcagctgggcCCTCAAGGTGATGACGCCGACGCCGCCACCAAAAAACGCTCGCTGCAGGATTTTTACACCTGCGTCCAGCTGATGAACGAAAGCGGCGAGGTGCATCTGGTGCCGTGTCTCCCCCCCGAATGCTGCCAGGACCTCAGGCCTGTGCCCTGCAGCcgggagaaaaaggagaagatggCCGACTATCAGCTCAGGACCAATTCTGGCGAGGCGGAGAGCAGCGGGTCAGCTGACCCTCTGGTGTCTCTCGCTGTTGATAACCAGGGCTGA